The Thermomicrobiales bacterium genomic interval GGCTGAGCCCTTCCTGAAGTCCCTCCGGCCACGCAAGATCGAAGATTGCCAGTGGCTCGCTTGTATCGGGGTCTGCGAGCTCGTAGAGCATTTCGCCCGTTGGCAGTCCGTGCTGGTGTATCCACTCGGCAGTATCGATAATCGCTTGCTCTTCATCTTCCAGTGCGACGTTGGATGGGATGTGCTGGCGAGTTGTGGTCATGACAGCCGGAGCTGAGACAGCCTGTTCCGATCTGCCGGACAGCAAGCCGTCGAGGAACTGGTTGGCGGCACGAGCCAGCAGTTCACGTCGCGCAGCTAGAAACTCCAGATAGTTCTCGATCCGCCACAGCCTTCGATCCGTCGGGATCCAGTGTGACTCAATCGCTCCGGGGTGCAGTTGCGCGTAGCGTTCGAGGTATTCCGCCGGGTCCTTGTCGGAGACGATCAGGTTCGTCTCCTGGGTGAGGAACGTAAAGTTCGCCAGCGAGTTGACTTCATCCATCTTGTAGCCGTGCTTGTAGAGCAGCGCACGCGGGAAGATGTGATGCATTTGCAGGCTGCTGAGCCGCCCCAACAGGTTGCTTGAGAGCTCGAATCCCGTCTCCCAATCCTGAGCGTGGTAGACGCGAGTCAGCATGTAGAGCAGCGGATAGAATCGTGCACCCCGGCTCCAGCCGAGGAAGTCGTTGGCATGGATTGTCAGATCGCCGCGATTTCGGCGCAGTTGCTCGATCAGGCGCTCAATCCCGCCTTCGAGATCTTCGATCCAGCCCGAGATCCTGATTGAGGACCGACTCTGTCAGACCAGCGTAGCGACCCCAGAGAAATGTGTGAACGTACCAGTAGAGCAGCTTGTCGCGCTCGCGAGCGTCGCTCAACCGTCCACCGCGCCGGACGACGTAATGGGCGAGTAGCGGGAACGAGTAGCGACTCCCCAGAACGCGATCGTGATCGAGACCAAGGCGCGATGAAACGAGGTTCAGGAGCGTGTCGATCACTTGCCCTCCCTCGCTCTGCTCCAGCCCGCGCTGCACGTCGGCAGGACCGACGTTAGCCAGCACCGTGAACATGGCCTCACCGGTGATGATCGCGTTTATGCAGCGCAGCAGCCATTCCAGTCGGAATGTGAAACCTGCCTGCTCCCACTTCGTCAGACGTTTCTGCATCGCCTTCCGTGCATCGGGCCATTCTGCGCAGATCTTCGCCAGCGCCAGATCACCCTTGGAGAGCTTGGTGCCGCCGCTATTGACTTTGTTGAAGATGTCGACAACGACATCCACTGTCTTGTCGTCACCAGCGACCTTTTCGATGTGAAGGTCGATCTTCTTGATATTGTCGATGCGATTGACGCGCTCGAAATAGAGATCAGCAACATCGTCATCAAGGTCAGTAATCCGCGACAGGCGGCGAATTGTTGGACCGGCACCCTCCTGCATCAGTTGGGTGACATTAATCCAGGCCGGGTTGTCGCGCATTTTGACTGGACCATAGAACTCGAAGGTTTCGTCGTCGAGATTGAAGTACAGATCAGTAAACGCCTGCTTGTTGCCCTCGAAGAATTCGGGTGGTTTGCCGCGGATGATTCCGTAGAGCGACGTGATTCGCTGCTGGCCGTCGAGCAGCAGCTCGACTGATCCGGCTGAGAGCTGTCCGTCTCCGCGTGCCGATGCCAACTCGGTCTTGGTGACCCAGACCAGCAAGCCCCCGACCGGATGCTGGCGATAGAGCGAATCCATGAGCCCACGAACCTGATCGCGGTTCCAGACGTAGCCACGCTGAAACTCTGGTAACGCCATCGCGCCCAGGTCGATTTGTGACAGGATTGTCTCGACGTTCATCGCCGCCAGCACTCCTTATACGGTCATGAGGAATTTGTTGCTTTGTGCGGCGATGGTATAGCCGACGTACCGGCTCGTCAATCGACGAAAAGACAACGCCAGATCGGCAGCATTAATGTTCAACTGGTCTCGATTCCCAGCACATTCCCTGATTCCCTGATTCCCAATCCCTTAGGGATCGGGAACAGGGAATGGCCTCGTTCCCGACTGGCGGCTACGCCGACTGGGCCTCCTGCAGCACGGCCAGCGTGCGAGCGCGGTCTTCGCTGCGCGGGATGAAGAGGGAGGCGGCGAAGTCGGTGACACCGGCGTTGGCCATGGCGGCGAGGCCGGCGCGGACGGTGGCTTCGTCGCCGATCAGCGAGATGTCAGCCGGCCCGGCTGCGCCCTCGCGGTCGAGTATCGCGCGGTAGGACGGCAGCTCGCCGTAGCGCACGTAGACCTGCGCG includes:
- a CDS encoding DUF262 domain-containing protein; amino-acid sequence: MNVETILSQIDLGAMALPEFQRGYVWNRDQVRGLMDSLYRQHPVGGLLVWVTKTELASARGDGQLSAGSVELLLDGQQRITSLYGIIRGKPPEFFEGNKQAFTDLYFNLDDETFEFYGPVKMRDNPAWINVTQLMQEGAGPTIRRLSRITDLDDDVADLYFERVNRIDNIKKIDLHIEKVAGDDKTVDVVVDIFNKVNSGGTKLSKGDLALAKICAEWPDARKAMQKRLTKWEQAGFTFRLEWLLRCINAIITGEAMFTVLANVGPADVQRGLEQSEGGQVIDTLLNLVSSRLGLDHDRVLGSRYSFPLLAHYVVRRGGRLSDARERDKLLYWYVHTFLWGRYAGLTESVLNQDLGLDRRSRRRD